CAGGTGGCGACAATGACGACGGCATTCGGGTATCATTGCGAGCCGGTGTTGGCTGTGTGGGGGTCATCCTGTCATCCGGGCTGCTACCCTGCGCATAGCTGTAGCTGATGGTGCGCTTGTAGAGacgctgctcctgctccgaCTGCTGCGATTCCCCGCCATGTGGCCGGCCCGGCTTGGCTCGGCTCTTGATCTGCTTGTTTAATGCCGCATCGTAGCAGCGGCGCATATGCTGACCGCCGCTGTCCTTGCAATCGTAGCAGACACTGTTGCCTACCATGCGGCGCTCGCAGAGACTGCTGTCGGCGCCGGGCTGAACAATTGAGGTCTGGCGTCCGGTGCGCCGTTGCCGTACTGTTGCATCCTCCTCCTCGCTCTGTTCATCGGAGGACGGTGCGTCCCGGTAACGCTTGTACTGAGAGCCACTGTCGTAGGCATAGTGCTCCGGCTGTGCCTCGTGCGAGTAGCTGCACGTCTCGGTGACCTCGTTGTTGCGCGCCTCGCGACATATTTTGCACAACTGGCCATTGCGCTGGACACGACGGCAGCGATGCTGTTGGACATTGCTGCTAGCCCCCGCCTGGGACTCGACGCTGTCATCCAGCTGCGCCTGATGCCCGTCAACATCATCAGCCGCGTCGTCCGGTATGCGATCAAAGTATTGCCGCACAAACTGCTCATAATTGCGCTCGTAATCCTCGCCAGAATGGCCTTCGGCACTGTGGCTATCCAGCTCCAGTTGCTCCACGTCACCATCATGATCGATAGCCTCGGAATCCGCATCAGCATCcacatcggcatcggcatcagCATCCATTTCCGCTTGTGCTTCTATTTCCTCATCGTCGTCCGCATCCTCATCAAGCTTTGCCTGTGCGCTGGGTCGCTGTTGCTCCGTCAATGCATTGACCTGGCCGTGCTGCATATCCGTTGCAGTTAGCGCATCCAAACGCTGCAGCAACTTGCCTGGCGCAAAGGCCTCCCAATAGTTGACACTCTGATCGTAGCCAACGACCGCGCCgaccatcagcagcagcagcaacatttcgATTTAAGACGCTGCGCCAGCCGGCGGTTCCCTATATATGCCACCAGTTTGACCAGCGATGCGTGTCCAAATTCAGATTGGAGTTTGATTGGGCAATGGAGAAGCAATGGCAACCGCAGCACGTCAGGAAATGGAAGCCGCAGCTGCCGCTTGCTGCAATCGCCGACGACAGCTTAAGGAAGTGCGAGTGAAAGGCAAAGATTCGTTCGTGGCTGGCGTTTTATTGTGGCCAACCAGGGCGAACAGCTTAAGATGGGGGTCATTAAACTAAGGCCAATTGGTAACTAGaagcgtatgtgtgtgtgtgtgtgtgtgtgtgtgctgacttttcaataaaattataagtGGACCATGGAATGGATCGTATAGCAGAGGACGGTTTGTGGCCATCAGGACTACGCAATTCGCTGCATATCGCTAATCCGCTGGGCGCCGATGCTCGGCTGCGGCGCCTTAGCTGGCGGCTGGCGCTGATGGCGCATCTCGCGACGTTTCTCCCTTATCATTTGCTTGGTTTGTGACGTGTCCAGCTCCTCCCAGCCGCCAGAGTTGTCATCCACCCAGTCTTCAAGATCAGCCTGCAAGTGTAATTTACTGTAGTATAGTACCTCTGGGTGTGCAACTGAGCTTGACTTACATTGACACTGATGGGCACCATGTCGTGGGCCTTCAGTCTGGAGAAGTCTGTTGGCGCTGGCGTCAGCGCCGCATCGTCCAGGTAATATTTAGGCTGCGGCTTAATGTCCGGCGTCAGTTCCTGCATGCGAATGGAAGACATCTAACAGCTGTCTTTCTGGGACATTGAGCTGGCAAACACTTACACTGAAGAAGTCCGGCTCGGGCTCCTCTTTGGGCGGTGTTGGCGGCTGTGCCATGCGCTGGCGATACTGCTCAATGTGCTCCTCCACGGTGCGCGGACTGTCATCCCAAGAGTTCCAGTCACGTTCTTTGCCGCCACcgcccgttgttgttgttgccgccggctttgttgttgctggaaaGTCGCCAATTGTGATCGCTTGCAGCTGGTCGCTGCCGCCGTGGCTAAGCTTGCGGCGTCGCGAGAAGCAGCAGAGTGCACGCCGGCAGAGCGTTATGATGCCCAGTAGGagcattttgatttgttgcagCACCATTTGACCACAGTTTAATTGAAGTTCCTATTATTTATATGGGGGGAATGGGGTTCAGCAAAAGTAAGTGGGACACACAAAAGagaaacaagcaaaacaaatatgagATGTTGGGTGAGTGTGACCATGCATGATTAAACTGTCAGCTGTTGGCCGACAAACGAAAAGCTAAGGGCTATGAAACTGCAGTGTTCACAAGAGTCGATAAATCACAAATGCGCTATAAATTATATCTAAAATTCACATTTGAATAGTCTTATAATACAAAACGAACAACATTTAATTGGATTCCTGAGATTCtgaaatttatcgataattgtgGAGACACGTAAGACCGTAATGCGCGTCGAATTAGCGGCGGTGACTTATCTTCGATTTTTGGTACTTGGTATCGGAAAAGGTATTGGTcactttaaaatgcatttagtTATGTTTTTAAgaacaaaaccaaataaatttaaatgtagaattgcaaaaaattaaattgtttactgtctaatttcatttatttttaaatttcagcTTAATTATGGGAAAACCAAGGGGTTGAAAATTGGGTTTCCACCATGCTTTAAATATCTTAGTTCAAATTTTCTTGATGTAAAAAGCAAATTGATTGATACTTCACGATCTTTATCTTAATCTATCGTGCATTTAGGGCCATtatcaaagaaaaataaaattggtatgaaaaatatgttaaaatattgccaactttttgttattatattgggtaatgaaacaaaaattcaatGTTGCCATATTTAGCAGCAGTCTATTTTACCaaagataatttttttttttgtaaaatatcagtttttgcatttattactgcatttttttcacatatacaaatattttgaattaatttgtttCCGCTCAATACTGTATAACATTGTTCAACACTGATTTCGAGCAGTGGTTCGGTTCCTGTTGGAGCTAGTAGCTCGATAGGCCTTTTGAATGAACAACGTGAggctttcattttattattttttctaaaaatctGGCTGATCGGTTTGTTTAGAATCAATGCGTAAAACTTTCTAAAATATGTATCTTCAAGTTGGCAAGGGTTCAAGTACAACGCTAATATCTTACTCATTTTATATGGGGCTAGCAACGAGGTTGCTACACGATATAGGCTTGATGCGGTATTCGGGTCCAACATCCCTAAATTGAGATATTTGAGGAATGTCGGAAGCCCAATTTTTCAACCCCTTGGTTTACCCGTCTTATACATTCATattcaaaatcaaatgaatgtaggcagtaaattatttatattttttacaatcctgcatttaaatttaactggTTTcgtgtatgtaaaatgtatgAAACAAAAACTACTGTTTGCAATTACAATGTTTAGTACACTTAAATTATACAATATCAACAGAATCTATCAAGTTTAGTAGTTTACTTACTTtggccgtttttttttttttttttttttttttttctttgcttacAAATTATCAATTTTCAGCCTATACCCGCACGTTGAAAATTAATACCTACCCGCACTACAATGAACCTGACATTTAAATGTGATATATAATTTAGATATTTTCAAATTGAGTCAATCAGACTACTATACAACCCTTTTTCGTGATTTTACCACACTTGGTAGAGTTTCCTACAACACCATCTTAGCGTTAATTTACATCTCacattcaaaaataatttcgcttatatttttcattttgtgagtcaaaaaatatttagaacaaaacatattaaatattttcaaataaaaactaagTCTGAGACTATTTGTACAAGGCCTAAGCCAACAGCAAAAGGCCAATAACCAtcatataataacaataacgtCATCCTCAATACGTCCTGTCGTTTCCATATCCAAGGCTTCAAGGGTGCGCACTTTTCGTGCCTTACAGGCGTCTTATAGGCGTCTATAGGACCTTTGCGACACAGATCACAACtgtaataaataatgaaaagttTAGCTTGCTGATTCTAAATGGGTTTCAGAAGACTTACGCGTGGGCTCTTTCAACCGTGTATATTAGGAAATTTCAAATTGTctgaattaataaatattttaaatattttaaagaaattattatgTCGATTACCAACCTCATCTTCTGTGGAGTGTACAACAATACAATAATATTGTAGGCTATGTTAAGCTTACTCGCATTCTGGCAACTTGACGGCAATGTAGAATTTCTTGTGCTCGGTCAGAAGCATCTGAGGAATAGATGTCGCCACAAACATTTACTGAATTCGCCATCGCCTTGGGTCACTGTTGAACTTTCGGCGTCTTCTTAAGATATCCTTGTCGACATGGCCATCTGCAAATAAATCCAATCCAACATTTACGATCCCtgctacacacatacataaatatgtatgcaaacaatgaatatgtatacttgtatataaatatttgtatgcagGCATTAAAAGGAATCAATGTGATgaaattctcattttatttgtatgtacatacatatatatatgtatatacatttatgtgtgcatacaaaactataaattcaattatttacaaaacagTCTATAGGTGTATGCGTACAAGGTACGTATGTGTGTTAGTTCTTATACCACATATAAGAACGAAAATCATATAATCACGAAAACTAAAAATTATCTTTTTATCCATCATTTTACTAAAGATGTTAACAATCAagctatctatctatctggcCGATAGTTATTGCGCTATTCATTCcattttaaatatcaatatcgatatttaatgCCGATACCCATCCCTATTTGGCAGAGTCAAGTTGGCACTGATCGCACTCACTGAATCGTAATGCGCaacataaatagaaaaataacctaattatttgtatatggAGTAATTTGTTAGCCAGTTAAAACTTTTCTTACGAATACTCCAATTAAGCGGACACCTCTCATTGCGGACATCTGCTTAACCCattattttgaatgaacaAATATGAATGAGACCACCGTCGTTATAAGGAGTGTCCTACTCCTCTTGAGCGGGCAAAAATTACTCGATGGTCGCCATCCGCCAAATAGAGTTTTCATCGTACTCTAATACATATCTTCTTCTTCActattattttaaacaaatttactCCGCTGCCTTTGTTCAGCCATTTTTGAAATCCCTTGgcacatacaaaattgtaACAAGTCCATCAAAACAAATGGGAGGTTATGTGAGCGTGTATTGCATTTGCAAACATTGCAAACATGCCTATGGAGAACTGAT
This window of the Drosophila virilis strain 15010-1051.87 chromosome X, Dvir_AGI_RSII-ME, whole genome shotgun sequence genome carries:
- the LOC6631954 gene encoding uncharacterized protein encodes the protein MLLLLLMVGAVVGYDQSVNYWEAFAPGKLLQRLDALTATDMQHGQVNALTEQQRPSAQAKLDEDADDDEEIEAQAEMDADADADVDADADSEAIDHDGDVEQLELDSHSAEGHSGEDYERNYEQFVRQYFDRIPDDAADDVDGHQAQLDDSVESQAGASSNVQQHRCRRVQRNGQLCKICREARNNEVTETCSYSHEAQPEHYAYDSGSQYKRYRDAPSSDEQSEEEDATVRQRRTGRQTSIVQPGADSSLCERRMVGNSVCYDCKDSGGQHMRRCYDAALNKQIKSRAKPGRPHGGESQQSEQEQRLYKRTISYSYAQGSSPDDRMTPTQPTPARNDTRMPSSLSPPARRLTKVLRRRVAIPIAAV
- the LOC6632014 gene encoding receptor-binding cancer antigen expressed on SiSo cells, with amino-acid sequence MVLQQIKMLLLGIITLCRRALCCFSRRRKLSHGGSDQLQAITIGDFPATTKPAATTTTGGGGKERDWNSWDDSPRTVEEHIEQYRQRMAQPPTPPKEEPEPDFFSELTPDIKPQPKYYLDDAALTPAPTDFSRLKAHDMVPISVNADLEDWVDDNSGGWEELDTSQTKQMIREKRREMRHQRQPPAKAPQPSIGAQRISDMQRIA